TACCACCGCTCGCCGGCCTCGATGGCGCAGACCGCGGCGACCGTCGACGACGCGTCCGGCGGCCGCTTCCGACTCGGCCTCGGCGTCGGCCACCGGTCGACCATGGCCGGCTGGCACGGGCAGGAGATCGGCAAGCCGGCCGAGGAACTGCGTGAGTACGTCGCCCTGGTCCGCGCCCTGCTCACCGATGCGCAGCCGCCGGCCGGCAAGCGGTGGAACTCCACGTTCCGGTTCACCGGGTTCACCCCGCGGCCGGACATCCCGATCGTGCTCGCCGCGCTGTCCCCGGCGATGCTGCGGTTGGCCGGTGAGATCGCCGACGGCGTCGTGCTCTGGGCCTGCCCGGCCGGCTACGTCCGGGACGTCGTCGTCCCCGAGGTGGCCAAGGGCCGCGCGGCCGTCGGCAAGTCGATGGACGGCTTCGCCGTGATGCCGGCAGTGCCGGCCGCCGTGGACACCGACCCGGCAGTAGTCCACCACGGGCTGCGCACCGAACTGCACCGCTACTTCGGACTGCCGTTCTACCGGGCGATGTTCGAGGCGGCGGGCTTCGGCTCCGACCTCACCGCCTTCGACAACGCACCGGACTTCGACGCGCAGAAACAGGCGATCAGCGAGCGCTTCCTGTCCTCGTTGGCTGCCTTCGGCGACGCGGAGGCGGTCCGGGCCGGCATCGTGCGGCACCGTGCCGCGGGGGCCACCAACCCGATCATCGCCCCGGTCCGTGGCAGCGACTTCCTGGCGACGCTGCATGCCGCGTCGGGTGGGAGCCAGGAGATCCAACGCTGACGCACCGTCCCCGCCGTCCTGCGGATGCTCCGCCGCAGAATGTGTGACACACACGAATTCCAGGAGCGATGTGTTGTGGCTGCCGTACAAGGTCCGTGACGTCCGGATCGGTCGATACTGGCCCCGCCTCGCCGGCCCGATTGGATCGCCATGCCCGTCTACACCTGCACCACCACGACCGGGACGTTGGCCGCCGCCACGAAGCGCGACCTCGCGGCCGAGATCACCCGCATCCATGCCGAGATCAACCAGGTGTCGACCAGGTACGTCAACGTGGTGTTCCAGGACGTGGCCCCGCGCAACCTCTACACCGACTCGAGCCCGGCGAACCCTCTGTTGATCAATGGCTGGGTCCGGGAGGGCCACCCCGCGGCAGAGACGACGCGGCTTGCGTTGGCGGTGGCTGCAGCGGGCAGCCGGGTCACCGGGCTGGCTGTCGAAGAGGTCCTGGTGGTCATCCAGAGCAGCCCCGCCCATGCCGCGGTCGAGGGCGGCCGGGTCCTGCCCGAACCGGGTCAGGAAGCGGCCTGGGTCGCGGGGAACTGAACACGGTCGACGTCGAACGGAACTCGAGCGGGCAAGGAGAACGCATGGATCTGGGTCTGCAGGACCGGGTGTACGTGGTCACCGGAGGGACCCGAGGTCTGGGTCGAGCCACCGCCGAACAACTGGTCCGCGAAGGCGCCCGCGTGGTGATCTCCGGCCTGGGCGAGGTGGACACCAAGCAGGCTGCGGCGGAACTCGGCGAGGACCGGGCTCTGGGCGTGGCGGGCGACAACGCCGATCCAGGAACGGCCGAGACGCTGGTATCCGCCGCGGTGAACCGGTTCGGACGGCTGGACGGAACGCTGATCAGTGTGGGCGGACCACCGCCGGGTGCGGTGCTGGACGTCGACGACCAGCAGTGGCGGACCTCTTTCGAGGCGGTGTTCCTCGGCGCTGTACGGATGGCCCGGACAGTGGCCGGACGAATCGAGCGGGACGGGTCGATCGTCTTCGTGCTGTCCTCGTCGGTGCGCGCACCGCTGCCCGGGATGGCCATCTCCAACGGCCTACGGCCGGGGCTGGGCATGG
The Sporichthyaceae bacterium DNA segment above includes these coding regions:
- a CDS encoding LLM class flavin-dependent oxidoreductase, with amino-acid sequence MLLSCMLPAAAPFGELIEQARLADGFGYDMIACNHIAARDSFGVLSALAMVTERVHLATAVAPIYHRSPASMAQTAATVDDASGGRFRLGLGVGHRSTMAGWHGQEIGKPAEELREYVALVRALLTDAQPPAGKRWNSTFRFTGFTPRPDIPIVLAALSPAMLRLAGEIADGVVLWACPAGYVRDVVVPEVAKGRAAVGKSMDGFAVMPAVPAAVDTDPAVVHHGLRTELHRYFGLPFYRAMFEAAGFGSDLTAFDNAPDFDAQKQAISERFLSSLAAFGDAEAVRAGIVRHRAAGATNPIIAPVRGSDFLATLHAASGGSQEIQR
- a CDS encoding tautomerase family protein, which translates into the protein MPVYTCTTTTGTLAAATKRDLAAEITRIHAEINQVSTRYVNVVFQDVAPRNLYTDSSPANPLLINGWVREGHPAAETTRLALAVAAAGSRVTGLAVEEVLVVIQSSPAHAAVEGGRVLPEPGQEAAWVAGN
- a CDS encoding SDR family oxidoreductase; this translates as MDLGLQDRVYVVTGGTRGLGRATAEQLVREGARVVISGLGEVDTKQAAAELGEDRALGVAGDNADPGTAETLVSAAVNRFGRLDGTLISVGGPPPGAVLDVDDQQWRTSFEAVFLGAVRMARTVAGRIERDGSIVFVLSSSVRAPLPGMAISNGLRPGLGMVAKALSDELGERAIRVNGLMPAWFATGRAAELVAAGGDQPVNSLHRRGTPEEFARVATFVLSPAASYLTGAMIAIDGGALPTI